A single Pseudodesulfovibrio aespoeensis Aspo-2 DNA region contains:
- a CDS encoding HEAT repeat domain-containing protein, with the protein MAECSEYLFLLKSDDKDIVREGAFRAGEDNCVEAVALLAELLKTNHLGVQEAADSSLRKIGGSETVQAVLPLLRSDEAPVRNLSMDILREVGWQDMPSLIALVHDDDPDIRIFVADILGSTDNVMAVEPLCDALLKDPEVNVRYQAAVSLGELGKPEAASCLNKAIEDEEWVQYSVIEALTKIGHSSSVSALVKALDHASDLVASMIIDSLGELGDIKAVTMLLKRMDESPTALRNKIVKAVVKILGGKSLTLLNASERERFRQYLLVALRDEDVEIQDAAIQGLAHVGGEQASEGILGIAGALDQDRDQERLGVIIGCLALIGLTDALRQALLGDDQAVAHVAVQVLSMISPDSCGSGDSVCTVLMEAFWQVGLPIQRQIVSVAADRGNEHSKDFFIRILDEHTDGTVLKSAVYLLGEKLRLAEVVDRIFPLLDHQYDDVKEAALEACIAINGPHVRERFVDMFASDEPIRRLMAVYALGKLGVPANLDILCRAIDDAVPDIRKVAIEALASECDVSDDWQPLVLSRLGDESKDVRLTVIEILGKCFTESFVPHLVNALNDGDDWVKIRAIDALGEHGAVQAVPRLIEMLDNPNRFVIMKIVEALGRIGGQSAFRSLLELTNSDEYELVNAAEEAIANIQEAQE; encoded by the coding sequence ATGGCGGAATGCAGCGAATACCTGTTCCTTCTCAAAAGCGACGACAAGGATATTGTCCGCGAGGGGGCTTTTCGGGCGGGCGAGGACAACTGCGTCGAGGCGGTGGCCCTGCTGGCAGAGCTGCTCAAGACCAATCACCTGGGCGTGCAGGAGGCGGCGGACAGCTCCCTGCGCAAGATAGGCGGCAGCGAGACCGTCCAGGCCGTCCTGCCGCTGCTGCGGTCCGACGAGGCCCCGGTGCGCAATCTTTCCATGGACATCCTGCGCGAGGTGGGCTGGCAGGACATGCCGTCCCTGATCGCCCTGGTCCACGACGACGATCCCGACATCCGCATCTTCGTGGCCGACATCCTCGGCTCCACGGACAACGTCATGGCGGTGGAACCCCTGTGTGACGCGCTGCTCAAGGACCCGGAGGTCAATGTCCGCTATCAGGCCGCCGTCAGCCTGGGCGAGCTCGGCAAGCCCGAGGCCGCCTCCTGCCTGAACAAGGCCATAGAGGACGAGGAGTGGGTGCAGTATTCCGTCATCGAGGCCCTGACCAAGATCGGCCACTCAAGCTCGGTCAGCGCGCTGGTCAAGGCGCTCGACCACGCCTCGGATCTGGTGGCCTCCATGATCATCGATTCGCTGGGCGAGCTGGGCGACATCAAGGCCGTGACCATGCTGCTCAAGCGCATGGACGAATCGCCCACCGCGCTGCGCAACAAGATCGTCAAGGCGGTGGTCAAGATCCTGGGCGGCAAGTCCCTGACCCTGCTCAACGCCAGCGAGCGCGAGCGGTTCCGGCAGTATCTGCTGGTGGCGCTCCGCGACGAGGATGTGGAGATCCAGGACGCGGCCATCCAGGGGCTGGCCCATGTGGGCGGCGAGCAGGCCTCCGAGGGCATCCTGGGCATTGCGGGCGCGCTGGACCAGGACAGGGACCAGGAGCGGCTGGGCGTCATCATCGGCTGCCTCGCGCTGATCGGGCTGACCGACGCCCTCAGGCAGGCGCTGCTTGGCGACGATCAGGCCGTGGCCCATGTGGCGGTCCAGGTTCTTTCCATGATCTCCCCTGATTCCTGCGGGTCCGGCGACTCGGTCTGCACTGTGCTCATGGAGGCCTTCTGGCAGGTGGGCCTGCCCATCCAGCGCCAGATCGTCAGCGTTGCCGCGGACAGGGGCAACGAGCATTCCAAGGATTTCTTCATCAGGATTCTGGACGAACACACCGACGGGACAGTGCTCAAGAGCGCGGTCTATCTGCTGGGCGAAAAGCTCCGGCTGGCCGAGGTGGTGGACAGGATATTCCCGCTGCTCGATCACCAGTACGACGATGTCAAGGAGGCCGCCCTTGAGGCCTGCATTGCCATCAACGGGCCGCATGTACGCGAGCGCTTCGTGGACATGTTCGCCAGCGACGAGCCGATCCGCCGGCTGATGGCCGTCTACGCCCTGGGTAAGCTCGGCGTCCCGGCCAACCTGGATATCCTGTGCCGGGCCATTGACGACGCGGTGCCGGACATCCGCAAGGTGGCCATCGAGGCCCTGGCCTCGGAGTGCGATGTCAGCGACGACTGGCAGCCCCTGGTGCTCTCCAGGCTTGGCGACGAGAGCAAGGATGTTCGGCTGACGGTCATCGAGATTCTGGGCAAGTGTTTCACCGAGAGCTTTGTGCCGCATCTGGTCAACGCCCTGAACGACGGGGACGACTGGGTCAAGATCCGCGCCATTGACGCCCTGGGCGAGCATGGAGCGGTCCAGGCCGTGCCAAGGCTCATCGAAATGCTCGACAATCCCAACCGGTTCGTGATCATGAAGATAGTCGAAGCCTTGGGCAGGATCGGCGGCCAGTCCGCCTTCCGCTCCCTGCTCGAATTGACCAACAGCGACGAGTATGAACTGGTCAACGCCGCCGAGGAAGCCATAGCCAATATTCAGGAAGCCCAGGAGTAG
- a CDS encoding protein-glutamate methylesterase/protein-glutamine glutaminase: protein MIKVLVVDDSAFMRKAISTMLGKDPGIKVVGTARDGLEGLEMVRKLNPDVVTMDIEMPRMDGLTALRHIMMEAPRPVLMVSSLTTEGAEATLKAMELGAVDFIPKQLSKVSLDIVKIEKDLIARVKTVAARKMRHVPSRAAAPRPAAPQAPRVAVTPGGRPLRDVVAIGVSTGGPPVVQKILSSLPADFPASIVIAQHMPAAFTGPFAKRLDSVSKITVKEAENGDVLRPGFAYVAPGGRHIILDQRVSRVDVVVTDEPADALYKPSANVLISSVAQAVGKRGLGVILTGMGSDGCEGVRELKERGGRALAQSDSTCVVYGMPKAIVDENLADEIVDLDDMADAIIANLYK from the coding sequence GTGATAAAAGTTCTCGTCGTGGATGATTCCGCCTTCATGCGAAAGGCCATCAGCACGATGCTTGGCAAAGATCCGGGAATCAAGGTGGTGGGAACCGCGCGCGACGGGCTGGAAGGCCTGGAGATGGTGCGCAAGCTCAACCCCGATGTCGTGACCATGGACATCGAGATGCCCAGGATGGACGGCCTGACCGCCCTGCGGCACATCATGATGGAGGCGCCCAGGCCCGTGCTCATGGTCAGCTCGCTGACCACCGAGGGGGCCGAGGCCACCCTCAAGGCCATGGAGCTGGGCGCGGTCGATTTCATCCCCAAGCAGCTTTCCAAGGTCTCGCTCGACATCGTCAAGATCGAGAAGGACCTCATCGCCCGTGTCAAGACCGTGGCGGCGCGCAAGATGCGCCATGTGCCGAGCCGCGCGGCAGCCCCGCGTCCGGCTGCGCCCCAGGCGCCCAGGGTGGCTGTCACTCCCGGCGGCAGGCCGCTGCGCGACGTGGTGGCCATCGGCGTGTCCACCGGCGGGCCGCCCGTGGTCCAGAAAATCCTCTCCTCGCTCCCGGCTGATTTTCCGGCCAGCATCGTCATTGCGCAGCACATGCCCGCCGCGTTTACCGGGCCTTTTGCCAAGCGGCTTGACAGCGTCAGCAAAATCACGGTCAAGGAAGCGGAGAACGGCGACGTGCTCCGGCCCGGATTCGCCTACGTGGCCCCTGGGGGCAGGCACATCATCCTCGACCAGCGCGTCAGCCGGGTGGACGTGGTGGTCACCGACGAGCCTGCCGATGCTCTGTACAAGCCATCGGCCAACGTGCTGATCAGCTCCGTGGCCCAGGCAGTGGGCAAGCGCGGGCTGGGCGTCATCCTGACCGGCATGGGCAGCGACGGCTGCGAGGGCGTGCGCGAGCTCAAGGAGCGGGGCGGGCGCGCCCTGGCCCAGAGCGATTCCACCTGCGTGGTCTACGGCATGCCCAAGGCCATTGTGGACGAGAACCTGGCGGACGAGATCGTCGATCTCGACGACATGGCCGATGCCATCATCGCCAATCTGTACAAGTGA
- a CDS encoding FmdB family zinc ribbon protein, producing the protein MKECKQCGNEINEPDCKSCPKCGHTEFFVNISATATGVGSVDIREYRIYGEKENGRRYREVIVRKEYNYDHECEVIVDMEINRRNNRYTKTVKKVDDGKIIHSCDEPLADHQGHGCAKKKK; encoded by the coding sequence ATGAAAGAATGCAAACAATGCGGGAATGAAATCAATGAGCCAGACTGCAAATCATGCCCCAAATGCGGCCACACTGAATTTTTTGTAAACATTTCTGCGACTGCAACAGGTGTTGGTTCAGTCGACATTAGAGAATACAGAATATATGGCGAAAAAGAGAATGGCCGCCGATACCGCGAGGTCATTGTAAGGAAGGAATACAACTACGATCATGAATGCGAAGTAATAGTAGATATGGAGATTAATCGTAGAAATAATCGCTATACTAAGACAGTTAAAAAAGTCGATGATGGTAAAATCATTCATTCGTGTGATGAGCCTCTTGCAGATCACCAAGGCCATGGGTGCGCAAAAAAGAAGAAATAG
- a CDS encoding Eco57I restriction-modification methylase domain-containing protein has product MNRRISAIGSNSATIRDEHERKHKGRFTELDPDKLRGGYYTSLELARWLCAWAIRDPKESVLEPSCGDGSFLEAASARLEELGTHGPSRANQLCGVEIIPDEADKARRRLRGGLGYRADDVVESSDFFAWWSRPGRSTFDVVIGNPPFIRYQSFPEPHRSRAMSIMKQQGLLPNRMTNIWVPFVVAALAVLKEGGRMALVLPAELLQVSYAAQLRSFLTDRFSRIDIIACNELFFEKAEQEVLLFLADEARTAPSDLSVSNPCKVNLTESDSVADIVKREPLTVLHGALPKTVCHDSEKWLKYFLSSDEITFMRALRASDNTTDLGTFASVNVGVVTGKNQFFVLCKSDVEELGLEEYTIPLIGRSAHLEGALIDEAGWRMLADDEQRVHLLHLAPINGTKPMGALAHYLRLGEEQGVDKGYKCSIRKPWYAVPSVYIPDAFVFRQIYDFPRIVLNRTGATATDTIHRMRSKGSDPQAIVANSYSYLTAASAEIEGRSYGGGVLELEPTEAEKVLMPATLVDAIPVEECDALIRAGRLETVLEENSSCVLRGQMGLSKTECKMLRDIWNKMRTRRLARRRAGRKKRS; this is encoded by the coding sequence ATGAATAGGCGTATATCAGCCATAGGCAGCAATTCTGCTACTATAAGAGATGAGCACGAACGTAAGCATAAGGGTCGCTTTACCGAGCTTGATCCAGACAAGTTGCGCGGCGGCTACTACACCTCGCTGGAACTGGCGAGATGGTTGTGCGCGTGGGCTATTCGCGATCCGAAAGAATCTGTATTAGAACCAAGCTGCGGCGATGGTTCTTTTCTTGAGGCGGCAAGTGCGCGTCTTGAAGAGTTGGGGACGCACGGTCCATCTCGCGCAAACCAACTTTGTGGGGTTGAGATCATACCGGATGAAGCCGACAAGGCACGTCGGCGGCTGAGGGGCGGTCTTGGCTATCGTGCTGACGATGTGGTCGAAAGCAGCGATTTCTTTGCGTGGTGGAGTCGACCGGGGAGGTCGACGTTTGATGTAGTGATCGGCAATCCACCCTTTATTAGGTATCAGAGCTTCCCAGAACCGCACCGCAGCCGTGCGATGAGCATCATGAAGCAACAGGGCCTATTGCCGAACCGAATGACCAACATCTGGGTACCCTTTGTCGTTGCAGCATTAGCAGTGCTTAAGGAAGGCGGACGTATGGCACTCGTTCTGCCCGCAGAGCTTCTCCAGGTAAGCTATGCTGCGCAACTACGATCGTTTCTGACCGATCGGTTTAGCCGCATCGACATAATCGCCTGTAATGAACTGTTTTTTGAAAAGGCAGAACAAGAAGTACTACTCTTTCTTGCCGATGAAGCGCGCACTGCCCCCTCGGATCTCTCGGTCAGCAATCCGTGTAAAGTCAATCTTACAGAAAGCGACTCAGTCGCCGACATAGTCAAGCGAGAACCGCTGACAGTTTTACATGGCGCATTACCTAAAACAGTTTGTCATGATAGCGAGAAATGGCTGAAGTATTTCCTAAGCTCGGACGAAATTACCTTCATGCGCGCGCTTCGTGCCAGCGATAACACGACGGACCTCGGCACCTTCGCCTCGGTCAATGTCGGAGTGGTGACGGGCAAAAACCAGTTTTTTGTGTTGTGTAAAAGCGATGTCGAAGAGCTGGGACTGGAAGAATATACCATACCTCTTATCGGGCGCTCAGCGCACCTGGAAGGTGCCCTTATAGATGAGGCCGGATGGCGCATGCTCGCAGATGATGAGCAACGCGTGCATCTTTTACACCTTGCCCCCATCAACGGAACGAAACCCATGGGCGCGCTCGCCCACTATCTGCGTCTCGGCGAAGAGCAGGGTGTAGATAAAGGATATAAATGCTCAATACGTAAACCTTGGTATGCAGTACCGTCCGTTTATATTCCAGATGCATTTGTATTCCGTCAGATTTACGACTTTCCGCGCATTGTTCTGAATCGGACCGGGGCCACAGCAACCGATACGATCCACCGTATGCGCAGCAAAGGCTCCGATCCCCAGGCTATCGTTGCCAACAGCTATAGTTATCTGACGGCTGCATCGGCAGAAATCGAGGGGCGTAGCTATGGCGGCGGCGTTCTGGAATTAGAGCCGACCGAGGCTGAAAAAGTGCTTATGCCAGCTACGCTTGTCGATGCAATACCAGTTGAAGAGTGCGACGCCCTTATTCGTGCTGGACGCCTAGAAACAGTGCTCGAAGAGAATAGCAGCTGCGTCCTGCGTGGACAGATGGGGCTCTCGAAAACCGAATGTAAGATGCTACGAGATATATGGAACAAAATGCGTACCCGGCGTCTTGCCCGTCGCCGTGCTGGCAGGAAAAAGAGGAGCTAA
- a CDS encoding Eco57I restriction-modification methylase domain-containing protein, whose translation MTDDALREEPATGVTSDEAKDQSRARVASLIERFRRNEADYRDAGYNETQARTEFITPLLEAFGWDVHNLGGQPLIYREVIEEATVEVGEERLTKRPDYELRLARQRKLFLEAKKPSVRIDRDRAPAFQTRRYGYSASLPIAIVTNFHQLVVYDCTPVPNETDEAHVARLEMFGYEEFETRFDELWLLLSRESVYSGTFDQHFSVDTTRHGAQQFDDFFLNQVRDWRVRLAADIHKNTPGLSSGELTYAVQLFLSRIVFLRICEDRGIEKYENLKNLDGLATFDGLMDSLRRADQFYDSGLFRLVDNDPLGIRISDDVLQGIIAELYYPLSPYTFAVVETKVLGEIYEQFLGEVIIVAGSTIEIESKPEVRESGGVVPTPSFIADTIVARTLGPLLAGKSPEELLHFTVADICCGSGIFLLSAYDYLLGHYLDWYVAGGPGKHAGRTIYQVGKNLWRLTFDEKRRILLAHMRGVDIDPNAVEIAQFSLLLKLIEDESEAALEEYVRRMKHAALPALDDYIRCGNSLVSTAEWEAACGPLPAMLHDAINPFGWEEEFADEMADGGFDVVVGNPPYIRIQNMVAYSAQEVEFYHTTNAPYSTAQQDNFDKYALFIERALGLIKDNGRLGVIVPNKFMTIRSGRALRGLLTRSPILEYIVHFGSKQVFGQGITNYTCILVMDRSGHEQVRVEHAGKLEQWRYGRPGEILTVPSTELSDDPWVFCQEDARSLFARIQETVPGRLHEFADIEVGVQTSADKIYLLREVRSDANSITIQWDEREWQIERGILRPCLHDTPLDGFGRPKANAWMIFPYEIVNTPSGKLRARLLQPDEMGALYPQCWAYLNARRAELEQRNITGGAKAEHQWYQYGRSQSLIKFDRPKIILPVLSREARYAYDETNTIITGGGNGPYYMIRAKEGAPFSTLYLLAILNHPLCEAMIRTNTSVFRGGYYSHGKQFIEDLPIPLSEEERVLREVEEQAEGVVAAVEALRAARTPHERTRRDRAARNARARLEGYIDALFGLSHEDAIVVDSVPIPS comes from the coding sequence ATGACAGACGATGCGCTCCGTGAAGAGCCCGCTACTGGCGTTACTAGCGATGAAGCCAAAGACCAATCCCGCGCCCGCGTCGCATCACTGATCGAGCGCTTCCGTCGGAACGAAGCCGACTATCGCGATGCCGGTTATAATGAGACTCAAGCGCGCACCGAGTTTATCACACCGCTGCTAGAAGCGTTCGGCTGGGATGTGCATAACCTTGGCGGCCAGCCGCTCATCTATCGCGAAGTAATCGAAGAGGCGACTGTCGAGGTAGGTGAAGAGCGGCTGACCAAGCGCCCGGACTATGAACTGCGTCTGGCGAGACAGCGCAAGTTGTTTTTAGAGGCCAAAAAACCGAGTGTTCGAATTGACCGTGATCGTGCCCCAGCATTCCAGACTCGGCGTTACGGGTACTCTGCTAGCTTGCCGATTGCTATTGTCACAAACTTTCATCAGCTCGTGGTATATGATTGTACACCTGTGCCGAACGAAACCGATGAAGCACATGTCGCACGACTTGAAATGTTCGGTTACGAAGAATTTGAAACACGCTTTGACGAATTGTGGTTATTACTTTCGCGGGAAAGCGTCTATTCGGGTACTTTTGATCAGCATTTTTCCGTCGATACAACACGCCATGGCGCGCAACAGTTTGATGATTTTTTCCTGAATCAAGTTCGCGACTGGCGGGTTCGCCTTGCGGCTGACATTCACAAGAACACCCCCGGTCTGAGTTCGGGAGAACTTACATATGCGGTGCAACTTTTCCTCTCTCGCATCGTATTCTTGCGTATTTGCGAAGACCGGGGAATCGAGAAGTACGAAAATCTAAAAAACCTTGACGGCCTAGCCACTTTCGACGGGTTGATGGATTCTTTGCGCCGTGCGGATCAGTTCTATGACTCTGGTTTGTTCCGACTGGTTGATAACGATCCGCTGGGCATTCGAATTAGCGATGATGTGCTACAAGGTATCATCGCTGAACTATATTACCCTTTGAGCCCTTACACCTTCGCTGTCGTTGAGACCAAGGTGCTTGGAGAAATATATGAGCAGTTTCTCGGCGAAGTGATCATTGTAGCGGGTAGTACTATAGAAATCGAGAGCAAACCCGAAGTCCGAGAAAGCGGCGGCGTAGTGCCAACACCGAGCTTTATTGCCGATACTATTGTCGCCCGCACTCTCGGCCCTCTTCTGGCTGGCAAATCCCCGGAGGAGCTCCTACACTTCACTGTCGCTGATATATGTTGTGGCTCAGGGATATTCCTACTCTCGGCCTATGATTACCTTCTTGGCCACTATTTGGATTGGTATGTCGCAGGCGGGCCAGGCAAACATGCCGGACGAACTATCTACCAGGTCGGGAAAAATCTTTGGCGACTGACATTCGATGAGAAGCGCCGTATCCTGCTCGCGCACATGCGCGGCGTGGATATAGACCCAAACGCGGTCGAAATCGCACAGTTCAGCTTGCTCCTTAAGCTGATAGAGGATGAAAGCGAAGCGGCACTCGAAGAATATGTGCGGCGCATGAAACACGCTGCATTGCCAGCTCTTGATGATTATATACGCTGCGGCAACTCGCTAGTAAGCACAGCGGAGTGGGAAGCCGCCTGCGGGCCGCTGCCAGCAATGCTACACGATGCAATCAACCCCTTTGGCTGGGAAGAAGAATTTGCGGACGAGATGGCAGATGGTGGCTTTGACGTGGTAGTCGGAAACCCTCCCTACATCCGAATCCAGAATATGGTGGCCTACTCGGCTCAAGAAGTTGAATTCTACCACACTACTAACGCACCCTACAGCACCGCGCAGCAAGATAATTTTGACAAGTATGCACTGTTCATTGAACGTGCGCTCGGCTTGATCAAAGATAATGGACGTCTTGGTGTGATCGTGCCGAACAAATTCATGACGATCCGTTCGGGGCGCGCACTACGCGGCCTTCTGACACGTTCACCTATACTGGAATATATCGTTCATTTCGGGAGCAAGCAGGTCTTTGGGCAAGGCATAACAAACTACACTTGCATTCTGGTGATGGATCGTAGCGGCCACGAACAGGTTCGTGTCGAGCATGCTGGCAAGTTGGAGCAATGGCGCTACGGTCGACCGGGTGAGATATTGACAGTGCCGTCCACAGAACTAAGCGATGACCCCTGGGTATTCTGCCAAGAGGATGCTCGGTCGCTGTTCGCCCGTATTCAGGAAACTGTGCCGGGCAGGCTCCACGAGTTCGCCGACATCGAGGTGGGTGTACAGACCAGTGCTGATAAAATCTATCTCCTGCGAGAAGTTCGCAGCGATGCAAATAGTATCACGATACAATGGGATGAGCGCGAGTGGCAAATCGAGCGGGGGATTCTGCGCCCCTGCCTGCATGACACACCGCTCGATGGGTTTGGTCGACCTAAAGCCAATGCGTGGATGATCTTTCCCTACGAGATTGTAAACACTCCGTCAGGCAAGCTGCGGGCACGGCTGCTGCAGCCTGATGAAATGGGCGCGCTTTACCCGCAGTGCTGGGCATATTTGAACGCACGACGGGCGGAACTTGAACAGCGCAACATCACAGGCGGAGCTAAGGCTGAGCACCAATGGTATCAGTATGGTCGCTCACAGAGCTTGATCAAATTCGACCGGCCCAAAATCATTCTCCCGGTTCTCTCACGCGAAGCCCGCTATGCCTATGATGAGACAAACACGATCATCACTGGTGGCGGAAACGGCCCTTACTATATGATCCGGGCTAAAGAAGGTGCCCCGTTTTCGACGCTGTACTTGTTGGCCATTCTGAACCATCCATTGTGCGAAGCAATGATCCGCACGAACACAAGTGTTTTCAGGGGCGGATATTATTCTCACGGCAAGCAATTTATTGAAGATCTACCAATTCCGCTGTCGGAAGAAGAAAGGGTACTACGAGAAGTTGAAGAACAAGCTGAAGGCGTTGTAGCCGCAGTTGAAGCCCTCCGCGCGGCGCGGACACCGCATGAGCGCACACGCCGTGATCGAGCCGCCAGAAATGCCAGGGCGCGGCTAGAGGGTTATATAGATGCTCTGTTCGGACTGAGTCACGAAGATGCGATAGTTGTTGATTCGGTACCGATTCCTTCTTGA
- a CDS encoding relaxase/mobilization nuclease domain-containing protein yields MHLVLSAKAEITSSNLKHTLIAARATAEKHFGEQGFKYALGVHQDGKYPHVHVVVKTTNTDKEAKKLRLGPAQLLEVRQTLAQELTNRGLAHAATREPAKRKARHSNMKGPKPDTLNRVKIVLERMEKEQRQFERALSRSNPKVHVTKFQGQQAKALNTLREQAKNDSSLKDRDRLEAFNLIRRFGRDLEKKEIKPELAITATVNYFDDKMKQLNEGFEKSQKQKAPLDMRLDHNLITKVTEQGEAFQRELTQFLKDDLRKTNIPVEAKKATFRQLRVHELAVKKINERLLGRER; encoded by the coding sequence GTGCACCTGGTTCTTTCGGCCAAGGCCGAAATCACGAGCAGCAACCTCAAGCACACGCTCATAGCAGCTAGGGCGACCGCCGAGAAACACTTTGGTGAACAGGGATTCAAGTATGCCTTGGGAGTCCACCAGGACGGCAAATACCCGCACGTCCATGTGGTGGTCAAAACGACCAACACAGACAAGGAGGCGAAAAAGCTTCGGCTCGGCCCGGCCCAATTGCTTGAGGTCAGGCAAACCTTGGCCCAGGAGTTGACCAACAGAGGGCTTGCCCATGCCGCCACGCGGGAACCAGCGAAACGCAAGGCCCGTCACTCGAACATGAAGGGACCGAAGCCGGACACGCTCAATCGAGTGAAGATCGTCCTGGAGCGGATGGAAAAAGAGCAACGGCAGTTTGAACGCGCTCTATCCAGGAGCAACCCCAAGGTCCATGTCACCAAATTCCAGGGGCAACAGGCCAAGGCCCTGAACACCCTGCGGGAGCAGGCCAAGAATGATTCGAGCCTCAAGGACCGGGACAGGCTGGAGGCGTTCAATCTGATCCGGCGGTTTGGGCGCGACCTCGAAAAGAAGGAGATCAAGCCAGAGTTGGCGATCACGGCGACCGTGAACTACTTCGACGACAAGATGAAACAACTGAATGAGGGGTTCGAGAAATCCCAGAAGCAGAAGGCCCCGCTTGACATGCGCCTGGATCACAATCTCATTACCAAGGTCACCGAGCAGGGGGAGGCGTTCCAGCGAGAGCTTACCCAATTCCTCAAAGACGATCTCCGCAAGACGAACATACCGGTTGAAGCCAAGAAGGCCACCTTCCGGCAACTCCGGGTGCATGAACTTGCCGTCAAGAAGATCAACGAAAGACTGTTGGGCCGGGAGCGGTGA
- a CDS encoding MBOAT family O-acyltransferase: MLFNSVGFVAFFLATAWLHFVVPRRFSWIPLLAASYFFYMSWKVEFAFLLLASTLVNYVGAMRMSALPTKAGRKKYLLICLFFNVGLLGVFKYFDFFSRSLVEMFRAGDIALDPPLLNLLLPVGISFFTFQVTSYVIDVYEDRIQAERHAGRFALFVAFWPQLLAGPINRAALLMPQLREEHAFQYRRVVDGLQRMLWGLFKKTVIADTLALHVNHIFDHAGESHGLPVVFGVLFYTIQIYCDFSGYTDVALGAAQIMGFTLTENFDRPYFSRSVREFWQRWHISLSTWFRDYVYFPLGGNRVAAWRWHCNIVITFLLSGLWHGAGWTFVIWGGLHGVLLVLENMTGGFQKKLADRLAPARDSFLNTAIQVGLTMALVSLAWVFFRANSVGQAVTVISSMVPIDAQGGLSGWNPAILGVRTFLFHLFLVLFLVGVELTGQPGTLRARVALWPLPARWSLYVAGVWAVGISTAFGVHQEFIYFQF, from the coding sequence ATGCTTTTTAATTCAGTCGGTTTTGTGGCGTTTTTCCTGGCAACGGCCTGGTTGCATTTTGTTGTTCCCCGCAGGTTCAGCTGGATTCCCCTGCTCGCGGCAAGCTATTTCTTTTACATGTCATGGAAGGTGGAATTCGCCTTTCTGCTCCTCGCCTCCACCCTGGTCAACTATGTCGGGGCCATGCGCATGTCCGCGCTCCCGACCAAGGCAGGGCGAAAGAAGTACCTCCTGATCTGCCTGTTCTTCAATGTGGGACTGCTCGGCGTCTTCAAGTATTTCGACTTCTTCAGCCGCTCCCTGGTTGAGATGTTCCGCGCCGGGGACATCGCCCTTGACCCGCCGCTGCTCAACCTGCTGCTGCCAGTGGGCATATCCTTTTTCACGTTCCAGGTTACGAGCTATGTGATCGATGTCTATGAAGATCGAATCCAGGCCGAACGCCATGCAGGCCGCTTTGCCCTGTTCGTGGCCTTCTGGCCGCAGTTGCTCGCCGGTCCCATAAACCGGGCCGCACTGCTCATGCCGCAGCTCAGGGAGGAGCACGCCTTTCAATACCGTCGGGTTGTGGACGGGCTGCAACGCATGCTCTGGGGACTCTTCAAGAAAACGGTCATCGCCGACACCCTCGCCCTGCACGTCAACCATATTTTTGACCACGCCGGCGAATCGCACGGGCTTCCGGTCGTCTTTGGCGTGTTGTTCTACACCATCCAGATATATTGTGATTTTTCGGGCTATACCGATGTGGCCCTGGGCGCGGCGCAGATCATGGGATTCACCCTGACCGAGAATTTCGACCGGCCCTATTTTTCACGCTCGGTCCGCGAGTTCTGGCAGCGGTGGCACATCTCGCTGTCCACCTGGTTCAGGGATTATGTCTACTTCCCCCTGGGCGGCAACCGGGTGGCTGCGTGGCGCTGGCATTGCAACATAGTGATCACCTTCCTCCTTTCCGGCCTGTGGCACGGGGCCGGGTGGACATTCGTCATCTGGGGAGGCCTGCACGGAGTCCTTCTGGTGCTGGAGAACATGACCGGGGGATTTCAGAAAAAACTGGCCGACCGGCTTGCTCCGGCCCGCGACTCATTCCTGAACACCGCCATTCAGGTGGGCCTGACAATGGCACTGGTCAGCCTGGCCTGGGTCTTCTTCCGGGCCAACTCCGTCGGGCAAGCCGTGACCGTCATCAGCAGCATGGTCCCCATCGATGCCCAAGGCGGTCTCTCCGGGTGGAACCCGGCGATCCTTGGCGTGCGGACCTTCCTCTTTCACCTGTTTCTGGTCCTTTTCCTTGTGGGCGTGGAACTCACCGGCCAACCCGGCACGCTCCGGGCACGGGTGGCCCTCTGGCCGCTTCCGGCGCGCTGGTCGCTCTATGTGGCCGGGGTCTGGGCCGTAGGCATTTCAACCGCGTTCGGCGTGCACCAGGAATTCATCTATTTTCAATTTTAG